Proteins from one Paenibacillus sp. J23TS9 genomic window:
- a CDS encoding SDR family oxidoreductase, translating into MDLHLQGKKALVIASSQGLGKAIAAELVKEGADVMISSRSDDKLEAVQQELQQLGSGQVEYYAADITIPHEVEGLIRYTAETFGHIDILVNNAGGPPSGTFESFTDEDWEKAFQLNLLSYVRTIRCALPHMKEKGGHIVNLTSSSIKQPIPGLILSNTFRTGVAGMSKTLSQELAQYGILVNTVAPGRIATDRIQKLDESKAEAKGITAEQMKEQSQQEIPLGRYGEPEEFAKAVVFLLSGANTYITGSTLVVDGGLVEAL; encoded by the coding sequence ATGGATTTGCATCTTCAAGGCAAAAAGGCGCTGGTCATCGCCTCCAGCCAGGGTCTGGGCAAGGCAATTGCCGCAGAGCTTGTGAAAGAGGGAGCGGATGTGATGATCAGCAGCCGCAGCGACGATAAGCTTGAGGCGGTACAGCAGGAGCTGCAGCAGCTCGGAAGCGGGCAAGTCGAGTACTACGCGGCGGATATTACGATTCCGCATGAGGTAGAAGGCTTAATCCGGTATACAGCCGAAACGTTTGGCCATATCGATATTCTGGTCAATAATGCAGGCGGCCCGCCATCAGGTACGTTTGAATCTTTTACGGACGAGGATTGGGAGAAGGCGTTCCAGCTGAATCTTCTTAGCTACGTACGTACGATTCGCTGTGCGCTGCCCCATATGAAGGAAAAAGGCGGCCATATCGTCAATTTGACGTCAAGCTCGATCAAGCAGCCGATTCCTGGACTTATTCTCTCTAACACCTTCCGTACAGGTGTGGCGGGCATGAGCAAGACCCTGTCGCAAGAGCTGGCACAATACGGGATACTGGTGAACACGGTAGCCCCTGGCCGAATTGCCACAGATCGCATCCAGAAGCTGGACGAAAGCAAAGCCGAAGCGAAGGGCATTACGGCCGAGCAGATGAAGGAACAGTCACAACAGGAAATTCCGCTCGGACGTTACGGAGAGCCTGAGGAATTTGCCAAAGCTGTCGTTTTTCTGTTGTCCGGAGCCAACACGTATATTACTGGCAGTACACTTGTGGTCGACGGCGGGCTGGTTGAAGCCCTATAG
- a CDS encoding GNAT family N-acetyltransferase, translating into MKLHEQLLTIRLSQMKDAQALMDIDALVWTDRTAPEPVLWPSREDFLQHCPPASQLVAEADGTLCGYVGFRHPTNLSGNRHVYEINIAVHPAYQREGIGARLIGAAKTWAAQEGKLKLRLRVLSTNPGAIAFYRKCGFVEEGRLIEEFWIGDRYVDDIWMSFFLDGKKD; encoded by the coding sequence ATGAAGCTTCATGAGCAGCTACTTACGATCAGGCTTTCTCAAATGAAGGATGCACAGGCTCTGATGGACATCGATGCGCTGGTATGGACAGACCGGACAGCCCCGGAGCCGGTGCTCTGGCCATCCAGGGAGGATTTCCTTCAGCATTGTCCTCCGGCGTCGCAGCTCGTGGCTGAGGCGGATGGGACCCTATGCGGGTATGTCGGCTTCCGTCATCCGACGAACCTGTCCGGCAACAGACATGTGTACGAGATCAACATTGCCGTGCATCCCGCATATCAGCGTGAAGGGATCGGCGCACGATTGATTGGGGCGGCCAAGACATGGGCTGCGCAAGAAGGGAAGCTGAAGCTAAGGCTCCGCGTCCTCTCTACTAATCCTGGCGCTATAGCCTTTTATCGCAAATGCGGGTTTGTGGAGGAAGGGCGTCTGATAGAGGAATTTTGGATCGGAGACAGATACGTCGATGACATCTGGATGAGCTTTTTTCTGGATGGGAAAAAGGATTAA
- a CDS encoding MFS transporter — MKFLQSYPKEVKIFLAASLINSAGGSLMWPLTTMYVFDELGRSMADAGLVVMIQAFGGIIGQLLGGALYHRVGVKKLIVGSLALNALGLFTLPFISSYWVIYMVMMGFIGLCNAVSMPAIQAFVGFRFADRRGELFNVIYVANNIGVALGTALSGFLADVSYHLTFVLNGVTSAVFAMFFLNYLNRLDKQDGPVHLEKKLKTEAKDGIPALLGNTRIYLYLGLGSLFLWFGNSIWNTGVSPHIISEGMNKSSYGFLWTLNGILIFVAQPVTTLIKRWFAKESSSQMTSSGIFYLAAYIVILLLPSYSGMVLAMVLATLGEMLISPAVPAFISDHAFKAAPFYIGLTGGMTAVGRMVGPYFMGILYDQGGLQPVAWLSIVIAVVAVVFFVIHSARNRAAERALTESLSS, encoded by the coding sequence ATGAAATTTTTGCAATCCTATCCGAAGGAAGTCAAAATCTTTCTCGCAGCCAGCCTAATCAATTCCGCCGGTGGATCGCTGATGTGGCCGCTTACCACAATGTATGTTTTTGACGAGCTGGGACGAAGTATGGCGGATGCTGGACTGGTCGTGATGATTCAGGCCTTTGGCGGCATCATTGGACAGCTGCTTGGCGGGGCGCTCTATCACCGTGTAGGGGTGAAAAAGCTTATCGTCGGCTCTTTAGCGCTGAATGCGCTCGGACTATTCACACTGCCTTTTATCAGCTCATACTGGGTTATATATATGGTGATGATGGGTTTTATCGGACTTTGCAACGCCGTCTCCATGCCAGCCATTCAGGCATTTGTCGGTTTCCGTTTTGCCGACCGGCGGGGCGAGCTGTTCAATGTGATTTATGTAGCTAATAATATCGGTGTGGCGCTCGGAACGGCGCTCAGCGGTTTTCTCGCCGATGTGTCCTACCATTTAACCTTTGTTCTGAACGGGGTCACCTCCGCCGTATTCGCGATGTTCTTCCTGAATTATCTGAATCGGCTGGACAAGCAGGATGGACCTGTGCACCTGGAGAAAAAGCTCAAAACCGAAGCGAAGGACGGCATTCCGGCGCTGCTTGGCAATACTCGGATTTATTTGTATTTGGGTTTAGGATCCCTGTTTCTGTGGTTTGGTAACTCGATCTGGAACACAGGGGTATCGCCGCATATTATATCCGAGGGTATGAACAAGAGCTCCTACGGCTTCCTTTGGACACTGAACGGGATATTGATTTTCGTTGCGCAGCCCGTGACGACGCTGATCAAACGCTGGTTTGCCAAAGAGTCATCGTCGCAAATGACGTCAAGCGGCATCTTCTACCTGGCAGCCTACATCGTCATTCTGCTGCTTCCAAGCTATTCCGGGATGGTGCTCGCGATGGTGCTCGCCACCTTGGGAGAAATGCTTATATCTCCAGCGGTGCCTGCTTTTATATCGGATCATGCCTTTAAGGCAGCTCCGTTCTATATCGGTCTGACAGGCGGCATGACCGCGGTTGGCCGCATGGTCGGGCCTTATTTCATGGGTATACTATATGACCAGGGAGGACTTCAGCCGGTGGCTTGGCTCTCCATCGTCATCGCTGTCGTTGCCGTTGTTTTCTTCGTCATTCACTCGGCGCGGAACAGAGCGGCTGAACGCGCGCTGACCGAATCATTAAGCAGTTAA
- a CDS encoding molybdopterin-dependent oxidoreductase — protein MGNSEESGAGMIEQKDGVFPAVCPLDCPDTCGLLLHKKDGKIVKVTGNPEHPVTQGAICNKVRNMTERIYHNERILYPLKRTGPKGSGEFTRISWEEAVDEITGRYRELIAEYGPESILPYSFYGNMGILSVDGMDRRFFNALGASQLDQGICNAAGNAGWKYTMGFKGGTSPEDTEFADLIIVWGGNLMSTNMHQVVYAEKARKRGAKVIVIDVHKNRTAQWADWFIPIYPGTDTALALGVMHILFRDGHTDEAFMKRYTVGYEELREHAKSYTPAHVSAITGVSAEDIEKLASMYGEASTSYIAIGNGLQHHDNGGMNVRSISCLPALTGQWLKKGGGAVKTNGGYNAMDSSYLERPDLRPNQQARSISMNRIGEALEMVEEPVKSIFVYCSNPLVVAPDTERVQAGFAREDLFTVVHDLFMTDTAKYADIVLPAASTFETTDLYGSYWHHYIQLQEPVIERVGESKGNVELFAMLGRAMGLDDKAFSESPEEMIAGALDYPANPYLNGVTLEALKEKRFVKLDMSPQETYLERLSTPSGKIELYSAAMQEAGMPALPEYVPLQEGYDGVSRPGKDDLYPLMFISPPNHNFLNSTFANVEKHQRLEKEPQLQIHPEDASERGISDGDPVVIYNQRGQLELKAMVTDKMLPGTVISQGLWWDGKGRKQRANALTPDRLADMGGGATFFSTVAQVKRQ, from the coding sequence ATGGGAAATTCAGAGGAGAGTGGAGCGGGAATGATTGAACAGAAGGATGGCGTGTTTCCGGCGGTTTGCCCGCTGGATTGTCCGGACACATGCGGCCTCTTGCTGCATAAGAAAGATGGTAAAATCGTGAAGGTGACAGGCAATCCGGAACATCCGGTGACGCAGGGAGCCATATGTAACAAGGTTCGTAATATGACGGAGCGGATTTATCATAATGAACGTATTCTATACCCTTTGAAACGGACAGGTCCGAAGGGTTCGGGTGAATTCACCCGCATTTCTTGGGAGGAAGCGGTTGATGAAATCACAGGCCGGTATCGCGAGCTGATCGCGGAATATGGACCGGAGTCCATATTGCCTTACAGTTTTTACGGCAATATGGGCATCCTCAGCGTAGACGGCATGGACCGGCGGTTTTTCAATGCGCTGGGTGCGAGTCAGCTGGATCAGGGAATATGCAATGCTGCCGGGAATGCCGGCTGGAAATATACAATGGGCTTTAAGGGCGGGACGTCACCGGAGGATACGGAGTTTGCGGATCTGATCATCGTCTGGGGCGGCAACCTCATGAGCACGAACATGCACCAGGTGGTCTATGCCGAGAAGGCGCGCAAACGCGGCGCCAAGGTCATTGTCATCGACGTGCATAAAAACCGCACGGCCCAGTGGGCGGATTGGTTTATTCCTATATACCCCGGGACGGATACGGCACTTGCGCTTGGTGTTATGCATATCCTGTTTCGCGATGGACACACGGACGAAGCTTTTATGAAGCGTTACACGGTAGGTTATGAAGAGCTTCGCGAGCATGCCAAGAGCTATACACCTGCTCATGTTTCGGCTATTACAGGAGTATCGGCAGAAGATATCGAGAAGCTGGCATCTATGTACGGTGAAGCCTCCACCTCGTATATCGCGATAGGAAATGGACTTCAGCATCATGACAATGGCGGCATGAATGTGCGCAGCATCTCCTGCCTGCCGGCTCTGACCGGCCAGTGGCTGAAAAAGGGCGGCGGAGCGGTGAAAACCAACGGCGGCTATAATGCCATGGACAGCAGCTATTTGGAACGGCCGGATCTGCGGCCAAACCAGCAGGCGCGCAGCATTAGTATGAACCGGATCGGGGAAGCGCTGGAAATGGTGGAAGAGCCGGTTAAATCCATATTCGTCTATTGCAGTAATCCGCTGGTTGTCGCACCGGATACAGAGCGTGTACAGGCGGGTTTTGCACGGGAGGACCTGTTTACAGTGGTGCATGATCTCTTCATGACGGATACGGCCAAATATGCAGACATCGTGCTGCCTGCGGCCTCGACCTTCGAGACGACGGATCTGTATGGTTCATACTGGCATCATTATATCCAGCTGCAGGAGCCGGTTATTGAAAGAGTAGGCGAATCTAAGGGGAACGTGGAATTGTTCGCGATGCTGGGCCGCGCGATGGGACTGGACGATAAGGCTTTTTCCGAATCTCCGGAAGAGATGATTGCCGGCGCGCTCGATTATCCAGCGAATCCTTATTTGAACGGCGTTACACTCGAAGCATTAAAAGAGAAGCGTTTCGTGAAGCTGGACATGTCTCCGCAAGAAACGTATCTGGAGCGGTTAAGCACACCTTCAGGCAAAATAGAGCTGTACTCTGCAGCGATGCAAGAAGCCGGTATGCCCGCGCTTCCGGAATATGTTCCGCTGCAAGAAGGATATGACGGTGTCAGCCGTCCGGGTAAGGACGATCTTTATCCGCTCATGTTCATCTCGCCGCCCAACCATAACTTTTTGAATTCCACCTTTGCCAATGTGGAGAAGCATCAGCGGCTGGAGAAGGAGCCCCAGCTGCAGATCCATCCGGAGGATGCCTCTGAGCGCGGCATCAGTGATGGCGACCCGGTTGTTATTTATAACCAGCGCGGACAGCTGGAGCTTAAGGCCATGGTCACGGATAAGATGCTGCCGGGGACCGTCATCAGCCAGGGATTATGGTGGGATGGCAAAGGCCGCAAGCAGCGGGCCAATGCCTTGACCCCTGACAGGCTGGCGGACATGGGCGGCGGAGCCACTTTCTTTTCTACCGTTGCCCAAGTAAAGCGTCAGTGA
- a CDS encoding formate/nitrite transporter family protein — protein sequence MASYKPQQIAELTVETGIKKAHNPLLSVLVLGFLAGAFIALGFLLDIRVIASAPKEWGSFAGFIGAAVFPTGLILVLLAGGELLTGNMMVVSLARMAKKITTLELLKNWVLVLAANFVGALFVAYFFGHVNGLTESGPYLDKLVDMAGHKLDDSFLQAFVSGIGCNWLVALAVWLCYASDSLSGKILGIWFPTMAFVAIGFQHVVANMFLIPAAIFAGHFTWGDYVMNFIPVLLGNLVGGVVFVAAAYWTSYLRDAKPAAPAQRADRKAAGGMRKHA from the coding sequence ATGGCTTCCTACAAACCTCAGCAAATTGCTGAACTCACCGTGGAAACAGGAATCAAGAAGGCACATAATCCGCTGTTATCCGTACTGGTACTGGGTTTTTTGGCCGGAGCGTTTATTGCGCTAGGGTTCCTGCTGGATATCCGTGTCATTGCAAGCGCTCCGAAAGAATGGGGGTCCTTCGCGGGATTCATTGGGGCTGCTGTCTTTCCAACAGGCCTGATTCTGGTGCTGCTGGCGGGTGGTGAGCTGCTCACGGGGAATATGATGGTCGTATCCTTGGCCCGAATGGCAAAAAAGATTACGACGCTCGAGCTTTTGAAAAATTGGGTGCTGGTGCTTGCAGCCAACTTTGTCGGCGCATTGTTTGTGGCCTATTTTTTCGGTCATGTGAACGGGCTTACGGAAAGCGGCCCTTATCTGGATAAACTGGTGGATATGGCAGGACATAAGCTGGATGACAGCTTCCTGCAGGCTTTTGTCTCGGGTATCGGGTGCAACTGGCTGGTGGCACTGGCTGTATGGCTGTGCTATGCGTCGGATAGCTTGAGCGGTAAAATCTTGGGGATTTGGTTTCCGACCATGGCTTTTGTCGCCATTGGATTTCAGCACGTTGTTGCGAACATGTTCCTCATTCCGGCAGCGATTTTTGCGGGACATTTTACATGGGGCGATTATGTTATGAACTTTATTCCCGTGCTGCTTGGGAACCTTGTTGGCGGGGTGGTATTTGTCGCCGCTGCATATTGGACTTCATACCTTCGTGATGCCAAGCCGGCTGCTCCGGCGCAGAGAGCAGATCGCAAAGCTGCCGGAGGAATGCGCAAGCATGCATAA
- a CDS encoding SDR family oxidoreductase, with amino-acid sequence MTTVFVAGAHGQTGGRIVKELVKAGYDVRGLVRSTEHQRNVEAVGATGYLGDLSESFSDGLKGADVVICAVGAGANGDPEHVDHVGTVRLIEQCVLDKIPRFVLISSMGTMNPDDMPAFLKPFLIAKRKAEKVLEESGMVYTIIRPGGLTNEPASGNVMAAPHLAESGRISRDDVAAAVVLSLSMDETRNRSFDLVAGMEPLEKALTSLINTGKSGA; translated from the coding sequence ATGACAACGGTATTTGTAGCAGGTGCCCACGGCCAGACCGGCGGGAGAATTGTCAAAGAACTGGTAAAGGCGGGCTATGATGTGCGCGGGCTGGTGCGGAGCACCGAGCATCAGCGTAACGTAGAGGCAGTCGGTGCCACTGGCTATCTGGGTGATTTATCCGAATCGTTTTCCGATGGATTGAAGGGGGCCGATGTCGTGATTTGCGCGGTTGGTGCCGGAGCCAATGGTGACCCCGAGCATGTGGATCATGTGGGAACCGTAAGATTGATCGAGCAGTGCGTACTGGACAAGATTCCCCGGTTCGTTCTGATCAGCTCTATGGGTACGATGAATCCGGATGATATGCCTGCATTCCTCAAGCCATTTCTCATTGCCAAACGCAAAGCCGAGAAGGTGCTTGAAGAGAGCGGCATGGTGTACACCATCATCCGGCCGGGGGGACTGACCAATGAGCCGGCGTCCGGCAATGTCATGGCTGCACCGCATCTTGCCGAATCCGGCCGCATTTCCCGGGATGATGTCGCCGCTGCTGTCGTTCTTTCTCTTAGCATGGATGAAACCCGGAACCGATCTTTTGATTTGGTGGCAGGTATGGAACCTTTGGAAAAAGCACTCACGAGCCTGATCAACACAGGCAAATCAGGTGCGTAA